One Cryptomeria japonica chromosome 9, Sugi_1.0, whole genome shotgun sequence genomic window carries:
- the LOC131053082 gene encoding LRR receptor-like serine/threonine-protein kinase SIK1, with protein sequence MELETIGFGFTMRKVLFVMLVLQKVVWTETMLDPLDFLSLQALRKSLDDMPGSKFFKSWDFSSDPCGFSGVLCDSNRVVALNLGDSSAGAPGLKGKLDGALGCLGALVELTVVPGQVSGSIPETMGQLKELQFMGISKNFLSGRIPPCLGSLTKLQTLDLSFNQLVGSIPKGIGQLPTLSNLILGHNKLSGPIPTCTSSLRRLDLKHNGLSGTLPSLPNSVQYVSLANNLLSGSIDELSGLQQLSYLDLSFNQFSGSIPGALFSFKMTSLFLQRNSFSGSVNPQGQVMIPNVDLSFNFLTGPIPSSLAYVQNLYLNNNHFTGAVPSEFIDRLLSANIQVLYIQHNYLTQITLKPSTMIPLTSSLCIQYNCMVPPIQPPCPFKVGKQKKRPTYQCNYMG encoded by the coding sequence ATGGAATTGGAGACCATTGGGTTTGGTTTTACAATGAGGAAGGTGTTGTTTGTGATGTTGGTATTGCAGAAGGTGGTGTGGACAGAGACAATGTTGGACCCATTGGATTTTTTGTCACTGCAAGCCCTAAGAAAGAGCCTGGATGACATGCCAGGGTCTAAATTTTTTAAGTCGTGGGACTTCTCTTCTGATCCTTGTGGATTTTCAGGGGTTTTGTGTGATTCAAACAGAGTTGTGGCACTAAATCTTGGGGATTCTTCTGCTGGGGCTCCTGGATTGAAAGGCAAGTTGGATGGAGCTCTGGGCTGCCTTGGGGCTCTTGTAGAGCTCACAGTGGTGCCTGGTCAGGTATCTGGGTCTATTCCAGAGACTATGGGGCAGCTGAAGGAGTTGCAGTTTATGGGTATTAGCAAGAACTTTCTGTCTGGCAGGATTCCTCCGTGCTTGGGGTCATTGACAAAGTTGCAGACACTGGATTTGAGCTTCAATCAGCTTGTGGGTTCTATTCCCAAGGGGATTGGACAATTACCCACTTTGTCAAATCTCATTCTTGGCCACAATAAGCTTTCAGGACCAATACCCACTTGCACATCTAGTTTGAGAAGGCTGGATCTTAAGCACAATGGACTTTCAGGGACACTGCCTTCTTTGCCCAATTCTGTTCAGTACGTTTCTCTTGCAAATAACCTGCTCAGTGGGAGTATTGATGAATTATCAGGCCTACAACAGCTGAGTTATCTTGACCTGAGTTTCAATCAGTTCAGTGGGAGCATTCCAGGTGCATTGTTTAGTTTCAAAATGACTTCTTTGTTCTTACAGAGGAACTCCTTCTCTGGTTCTGTTAATCCACAAGGACAGGTCATGATCCCAAATGTGGACCTCAGTTTTAATTTTCTCACAGGTCCTATTCCCTCCTCTCTGGCTTATGTTCAGAATCTATACCTTAACAACAACCACTTTACAGGGGCAGTTCCTTCTGAATTCATTGACAGGCTTCTATCTGCTAATATCCAAGTGCTATATATTCAGCACAACTATCTTACACAGATTACTCTCAAGCCATCCACAATGATCCCACTTACCAGCTCTCTCTGTATTCAGTACAACTGCATGGTTCCTCCCATTCAGCCACCATGTCCCTTCAAAGTTGGCAAACAGAAAAAAAGGCCCACATATCAATGCAACTACATGGGCTAG